Proteins found in one Streptococcus criceti HS-6 genomic segment:
- a CDS encoding DeoR/GlpR family DNA-binding transcription regulator encodes MKRLDDIINLVSQAKKIDVNTLSEKLGVSKVTVRKDLDKLESRGLLHREHGYAVLNSGDDLNVRLSYHYKIKKAIAERAVELVSDNETIMIESGSTCALLAEAICQHRRNVKIITNSCFIASYVRKYDSCQVILLGGNYQANSEVTVGPLLKEMVKSFHVEKLFVGTDGFDETLGFMGKDMMRCEVVQYMAKSADELIVLTDSSKFTKRSLVNQFALSQVSQVITDSDVSKTLREHLRANHINLKLVD; translated from the coding sequence ATGAAGCGTTTAGATGACATTATTAATTTAGTTTCTCAAGCTAAAAAAATAGATGTTAATACCCTATCTGAAAAGTTAGGTGTATCAAAAGTAACTGTCCGCAAAGACTTGGACAAATTAGAAAGCAGAGGCTTACTGCATCGTGAGCATGGCTATGCAGTATTGAATAGTGGCGATGATTTAAATGTCAGACTGTCTTATCATTATAAGATCAAAAAAGCCATTGCGGAAAGGGCGGTTGAATTGGTCAGTGATAATGAAACGATTATGATTGAATCAGGATCGACCTGTGCTTTATTAGCGGAAGCCATTTGTCAACATAGACGTAATGTTAAAATTATTACTAATTCTTGTTTTATTGCGTCTTACGTTCGAAAGTATGATTCCTGTCAGGTGATTTTGCTTGGTGGCAATTATCAAGCTAATTCCGAAGTCACTGTCGGTCCCTTGTTAAAAGAGATGGTCAAGTCATTTCATGTTGAAAAATTATTCGTAGGGACAGATGGCTTTGATGAAACATTAGGTTTTATGGGAAAAGACATGATGCGGTGTGAAGTTGTTCAATATATGGCTAAATCAGCTGATGAATTAATTGTTTTAACAGATTCAAGTAAGTTTACTAAACGCAGTTTGGTCAATCAATTTGCTTTAAGCCAAGTCTCGCAAGTCATAACAGATTCTGATGTTTCAAAAACCTTACGTGAGCATTTAAGGGCTAATCATATTAATCTAAAATTGGTGGACTAA
- a CDS encoding winged helix-turn-helix domain-containing protein, with protein sequence MVEFTLEPFANDTFKLLKSLKENQVEVKGIYYIPLSQQEIADINKMSKLKTNRLLRDLIEGGFVCPYQNKRGKYEITEKGHKVLRLIQKKNA encoded by the coding sequence ATGGTTGAATTTACTCTTGAGCCTTTTGCTAACGACACTTTCAAATTACTTAAATCATTGAAAGAAAACCAAGTTGAAGTAAAAGGCATTTATTATATACCGCTTTCTCAACAAGAGATTGCAGACATTAACAAAATGTCAAAACTGAAAACGAATAGACTTCTGCGTGACTTGATTGAAGGTGGCTTTGTTTGCCCTTATCAAAATAAACGTGGAAAATATGAAATTACTGAAAAAGGACATAAAGTTTTACGTCTAATTCAGAAGAAAAACGCTTGA
- a CDS encoding HsdM family class I SAM-dependent methyltransferase, which yields MVRKLTEDQVRDGYAHKDGFFKGAKQILEFDKYENNVSQGTGQITTFKSLGFTGKGSNHKPDGWYLPDDVSKVAIILETKSSDKDIESTKFTEELLANVKIANSKYPRVVGILFNGIHTRVFLNDEEQVDTPKKLQTKSFYTELFNNFEIDTNKIYLTTMKINNLLHFKFGLNDYYDRMVFTACALVAKRYEAPLTQGMSYTLLHFTILDTLSKSLEEAKKQNDKLNVLLDTYSRIQMSITDNQNAIDSFIEHIETISKLINSKYWNGEDVMSIFFNEFNRYKGSSKNGQVFTPEHITSFMYKLINIDPKKDRVLDAACGSGAFLTKAMSNMIKESGGPGTKQSGTIMASQIYGIEIDKRIFSLACANMLIHKDGKTNLEQLDSTSEAAGEWINSKNITRVLMNPPYERKYHPELIIKNVLDNIKPRSLAAFYSLIKS from the coding sequence ATGGTTAGAAAATTAACTGAAGACCAAGTTAGAGATGGTTACGCACATAAAGATGGATTTTTTAAAGGTGCAAAACAAATTTTAGAATTTGATAAATATGAGAATAATGTGAGTCAAGGTACTGGGCAAATAACTACTTTTAAGTCGCTTGGTTTTACAGGAAAAGGAAGCAATCATAAACCTGATGGTTGGTATTTACCAGATGACGTATCTAAGGTCGCAATAATATTGGAAACCAAAAGTTCGGATAAGGATATTGAATCTACCAAATTTACAGAAGAACTTTTAGCAAATGTGAAAATTGCAAATTCAAAATATCCAAGAGTCGTTGGAATATTATTTAATGGTATTCATACAAGAGTTTTTTTGAATGATGAAGAACAGGTTGATACCCCGAAAAAACTTCAAACAAAATCATTCTATACCGAATTGTTTAATAATTTTGAAATTGACACTAACAAAATATACTTAACAACTATGAAAATTAACAATTTACTCCATTTTAAATTTGGTTTAAATGATTATTATGATAGGATGGTGTTTACTGCTTGCGCATTGGTTGCAAAAAGATATGAAGCTCCGTTGACACAAGGGATGTCATATACTTTACTTCACTTTACAATTTTAGATACACTTTCTAAATCTCTTGAAGAAGCAAAAAAACAAAATGACAAATTAAATGTATTATTGGATACTTATTCTAGAATTCAAATGAGTATTACTGATAACCAAAATGCCATTGATTCATTCATAGAGCATATAGAAACTATTTCAAAACTTATCAATTCAAAATACTGGAATGGTGAAGATGTAATGTCTATATTTTTTAATGAGTTTAATCGTTATAAAGGCTCTTCTAAAAATGGACAAGTTTTCACACCAGAGCATATTACTTCGTTTATGTATAAATTGATAAACATTGACCCTAAGAAAGACCGCGTTTTAGATGCAGCTTGTGGAAGTGGAGCTTTTCTGACTAAAGCAATGTCTAATATGATAAAAGAATCTGGAGGTCCAGGTACAAAACAATCTGGAACTATTATGGCTTCTCAAATATATGGAATCGAAATAGATAAAAGAATTTTTTCTTTGGCATGTGCAAATATGTTGATACATAAAGATGGAAAAACAAATCTTGAGCAACTTGATTCAACCTCTGAGGCGGCTGGAGAATGGATTAACAGTAAAAATATTACAAGAGTTTTAATGAACCCACCTTATGAAAGAAAATACCATCCAGAGTTAATCATTAAAAATGTTCTTGATAATATTAAACCACGCTCTTTAGCTGCTTTTTACTCCCTGATAAAAAGCTAG
- a CDS encoding restriction endonuclease subunit S codes for MGKIDIKKWHDFEISRLFTIKSPKARKISEYIEGDVPYVSSGAINNGVVSYLEPKNEDDIEEGNCITVSPLDGSAFYQEHDFLGRGGAGSAISLLYNDNLDKYNSLFISTIIKLASEKFDYSDALTGSNLYTLKINYLY; via the coding sequence ATGGGGAAAATTGATATTAAGAAATGGCATGACTTCGAAATTTCACGGTTATTCACTATAAAATCGCCTAAAGCAAGAAAAATTTCAGAGTACATTGAAGGTGATGTTCCGTATGTATCATCAGGTGCAATCAATAATGGAGTTGTCTCATATTTAGAACCTAAAAATGAAGATGATATTGAGGAGGGAAATTGTATAACTGTCAGCCCCCTAGATGGCTCAGCATTTTATCAAGAGCATGATTTTCTTGGACGTGGTGGTGCTGGGTCAGCTATATCTTTATTATATAATGATAATTTGGATAAATATAATTCTTTATTTATATCAACTATAATTAAATTAGCTTCCGAAAAATTTGATTATAGCGATGCTTTAACTGGTAGTAATTTATATACATTAAAAATTAATTACCTGTATTGA
- a CDS encoding transposase-like zinc-binding domain-containing protein, translated as MAKKQLSLEDVLNYVETLPYTQFKNVVEHYSQKQSSDFSNTLNQLVVSNFEQRLEKLEVNTTCPSCTSDSVVKNGKRHNIQQFKCKDCHKRFNRFTDTILEKTRWHWDIWVKVLEMVIHHYPIHDMINVLVNDYGCAGIDYKTVWFWRMKLIHALAEMPMPQLTGVVQVDETFVRESQKGSRQLVSTISKNAYRKPRYGRQPSQYGVMGSEFATVITAVDSRGYCVCKVASLGKVSPELFFDLFDEHFDNISYLCSDANSIYEDYCKLRNTPHYVRPSNYIKMIGDYGYVIQTTEEFEKKANKKVLEHLYYEGISDRITNRGDMLFDTFTELKYQNGLSLGRVNELHKEIKQYIYRDMTNVSTKYLQDYIGFFTYIRNWRTEHGYYPTSQKDAESIFIEILKTKKNLTSTEVRQKELVLPKPSSRYMEVLKEETEKARDAVDSPYFKFNEEDGVLSFNKREYLLDLPKTRLYAIAKECHIPRYRKLARWSLVSMILKQKNIQDILYQELAEERVSLVDEEDLQVLEWREKFLR; from the coding sequence ATGGCTAAAAAACAACTCAGTTTAGAAGATGTCTTGAATTATGTGGAGACACTACCTTATACACAATTTAAAAACGTGGTGGAACACTATTCTCAAAAGCAAAGCAGTGATTTCTCCAACACACTCAATCAGCTTGTTGTATCTAATTTTGAGCAACGCTTAGAGAAATTAGAAGTTAATACAACTTGTCCTTCTTGCACCTCTGATTCTGTGGTCAAAAATGGAAAACGTCATAACATTCAACAGTTTAAATGCAAGGATTGTCATAAGCGGTTCAATCGCTTTACAGACACTATTTTAGAGAAGACACGTTGGCATTGGGATATTTGGGTTAAGGTGTTAGAAATGGTGATACACCACTATCCTATTCACGATATGATAAATGTCTTGGTAAATGATTATGGCTGCGCTGGGATTGATTATAAAACTGTGTGGTTTTGGAGAATGAAGTTAATTCATGCTCTGGCTGAGATGCCAATGCCTCAATTAACAGGGGTTGTCCAAGTAGATGAGACCTTTGTCAGAGAAAGCCAGAAAGGAAGTCGGCAGTTAGTTTCCACTATCAGTAAGAACGCCTACAGGAAACCACGTTATGGTAGGCAGCCTTCCCAGTATGGCGTGATGGGGTCAGAATTCGCCACTGTCATTACAGCTGTTGATAGTAGAGGTTATTGCGTTTGTAAAGTAGCAAGTTTAGGCAAGGTATCCCCCGAACTTTTCTTTGATTTGTTTGATGAACACTTTGATAATATTTCTTATCTCTGTAGTGATGCGAATAGTATTTATGAGGACTATTGCAAATTGAGAAATACACCTCACTATGTTCGTCCTTCTAACTACATTAAAATGATTGGGGATTATGGCTATGTGATTCAGACAACAGAAGAATTTGAAAAGAAGGCGAATAAGAAAGTGTTGGAACATCTCTACTATGAAGGAATTAGTGACCGTATTACCAATCGAGGAGACATGCTATTTGATACCTTCACCGAATTGAAATACCAAAATGGGCTATCACTGGGGCGAGTGAATGAACTCCATAAAGAGATTAAGCAATATATCTACCGTGATATGACAAATGTATCCACTAAGTATTTACAAGACTATATTGGTTTCTTCACCTATATTCGTAACTGGAGAACAGAACATGGGTATTATCCCACTTCTCAAAAAGATGCAGAATCCATCTTTATTGAGATTTTAAAGACAAAGAAAAACCTTACTTCAACTGAAGTAAGGCAAAAAGAATTAGTATTACCAAAACCAAGTTCCCGTTACATGGAAGTTTTGAAAGAAGAAACTGAGAAGGCGAGAGACGCAGTTGACAGCCCTTATTTCAAATTCAACGAGGAAGATGGAGTTCTCTCTTTTAACAAACGTGAATACCTCCTAGACCTCCCTAAAACGAGACTATATGCCATTGCCAAAGAATGTCATATCCCCCGATATAGAAAACTAGCGAGATGGTCTCTAGTCTCTATGATTTTGAAACAGAAGAATATTCAGGATATTCTCTATCAGGAATTGGCAGAGGAGCGTGTCTCATTGGTTGATGAGGAAGATTTGCAGGTGTTGGAGTGGAGAGAAAAGTTTCTTAGGTAG
- a CDS encoding glycyl radical protein: MTVQLLTQKYTNDVQKNSQKHFGYLTERMYNYRDKVLDKKPYIDAERALLATEAYKEHQEKPNVLKRAYMLKNILEKMSLYIDDETLIVGNQASSDKDAPIFPEYTLEFVLNELDLFEKRDGDVFYITEETKKQIREIAPFWENNNLRARASAMLPDEVQVYMETGFFGMEGKMNSGDAHLAVNYQKLLEQGLIGFEKRTREAKANLDLTDPASIDKYHFYDSILITIEAVKTYAERFAALAKEMAETANAKRRKELLDIAAICEHVPYHPARNFAEAVQSVWFIQCILQIESNGHSLSYGRFDQYMYPYMKADIEAGRETEESIVERLTNLWIKTLTINKVRSQAHTFSSAGSPLYQNVTIGGQTRDKKDAVNPLSFLVLKSVAQTHLPQPNLTVRYHAGLDPDFMNEAIEVMKLGFGMPAFNNDEIIIPSFINKGVTEEDAYDYSAIGCVETAVPGKWGYRCTGMSYMNFPKVLLITMNNGIDPASGKRFAPEFGRFVNMKSYEELKTAWDKTLRYLTRMSVIVENSIDLSLEREVPDILCSALTDDCIGRGKHLKEGGAVYDYISGLQVGIANLSDSLAAVKKLVFEEKRLTTAELWEALQSDYAGKHGEEIRQMLINEAPKYGNDNNYADQLVCDCYDVYVDEIAKYPNTRYGRGPIGGIRYSGTSSISANVGQGRGTLATPDGRHAGTPLAEGCSPSHNMDKNGPTSVLKSVSKLPTDEIVGGVLLNQKVNPQTLAKEEDKQKLIALLRTFFNRLHGYHIQYNVVSRETLIDAQKHPEKHRDLIVRVAGYSAFFNVLSKATQDDIIARTEHAI; the protein is encoded by the coding sequence ATGACAGTTCAACTTTTAACTCAAAAATATACCAATGATGTTCAAAAAAATTCTCAAAAACACTTTGGTTATTTAACAGAACGCATGTATAACTACCGTGATAAGGTTCTTGACAAGAAGCCTTACATTGATGCAGAACGTGCCCTTCTTGCTACTGAAGCTTATAAAGAACATCAGGAAAAACCAAATGTTCTTAAGCGTGCTTACATGCTTAAAAATATCTTGGAAAAAATGTCCCTCTATATTGATGATGAAACTTTGATTGTTGGCAACCAAGCTTCTAGTGATAAAGACGCACCAATCTTCCCTGAATACACCCTTGAATTTGTTTTAAACGAACTGGATCTTTTTGAAAAGCGTGATGGGGATGTTTTCTACATTACAGAAGAAACCAAAAAGCAAATTCGTGAAATTGCTCCTTTCTGGGAAAATAATAACTTGCGTGCTCGAGCAAGTGCTATGCTTCCGGATGAAGTGCAGGTGTATATGGAAACAGGTTTCTTCGGCATGGAAGGTAAGATGAATTCCGGAGATGCTCATTTGGCTGTCAATTATCAAAAACTACTTGAACAAGGACTTATCGGTTTTGAAAAGCGTACGCGTGAAGCTAAGGCCAATCTTGATTTGACAGATCCAGCCAGCATTGATAAATACCATTTTTATGATTCTATCTTGATTACAATAGAGGCTGTCAAGACTTATGCAGAGCGTTTTGCAGCTTTGGCAAAAGAAATGGCAGAGACAGCTAATGCTAAGCGCCGCAAAGAACTGCTTGACATTGCAGCGATTTGTGAACACGTACCTTACCATCCAGCTAGAAACTTTGCAGAAGCTGTGCAGTCTGTCTGGTTTATCCAATGTATTCTTCAGATTGAATCAAATGGTCACTCTCTTTCCTACGGTCGTTTTGACCAATATATGTATCCATATATGAAGGCAGATATAGAAGCAGGTCGTGAAACTGAAGAATCAATTGTTGAGCGCTTGACCAATCTTTGGATTAAGACACTGACGATTAATAAAGTGCGCAGCCAAGCTCATACCTTCTCATCTGCTGGATCACCGCTTTATCAAAATGTCACTATCGGTGGTCAAACACGTGATAAAAAAGATGCGGTTAACCCTTTGTCTTTCCTTGTTTTGAAATCAGTTGCCCAAACACATTTGCCGCAGCCTAACTTGACGGTTCGTTACCATGCTGGACTTGATCCAGATTTCATGAATGAAGCTATTGAAGTGATGAAACTAGGCTTTGGTATGCCAGCCTTTAACAATGATGAAATCATCATTCCGTCTTTTATCAACAAGGGTGTAACAGAAGAAGATGCTTATGATTATTCAGCAATTGGCTGTGTGGAAACGGCAGTTCCTGGTAAATGGGGCTATCGCTGTACTGGTATGAGTTATATGAACTTCCCTAAAGTATTGCTCATTACTATGAATAATGGTATTGATCCAGCTTCCGGCAAACGCTTTGCCCCAGAATTTGGTCGCTTTGTCAACATGAAGTCCTATGAAGAACTCAAGACTGCTTGGGATAAGACCCTTCGTTATTTGACGCGGATGAGTGTCATTGTAGAAAATAGCATTGACCTAAGTCTTGAACGTGAGGTTCCAGATATTCTTTGTTCAGCTTTGACTGATGACTGTATCGGTCGTGGTAAGCATTTGAAAGAAGGCGGTGCAGTCTATGACTACATTTCTGGACTTCAAGTTGGTATCGCTAATCTTTCTGACTCTCTGGCTGCTGTTAAGAAATTGGTCTTTGAAGAAAAACGTTTAACAACGGCTGAACTTTGGGAAGCTCTTCAATCAGATTATGCTGGTAAGCACGGTGAAGAAATCCGTCAAATGCTTATTAATGAAGCTCCTAAATACGGTAATGACAATAATTACGCAGACCAATTGGTATGTGATTGCTATGATGTTTATGTTGATGAAATTGCTAAATATCCTAATACACGCTATGGTCGTGGCCCAATCGGCGGTATCCGTTATTCAGGAACATCTTCTATCTCAGCCAATGTTGGACAGGGCCGCGGGACTTTAGCTACTCCGGATGGCCGTCATGCCGGCACACCGCTTGCTGAAGGCTGCTCGCCATCTCACAATATGGATAAGAATGGTCCTACATCTGTGCTTAAATCCGTTTCTAAATTACCAACGGATGAAATTGTCGGCGGAGTTCTTCTCAATCAAAAAGTAAATCCACAAACCCTAGCAAAAGAAGAGGACAAACAAAAGCTTATTGCCCTGCTTCGAACCTTCTTCAATCGTCTTCACGGCTATCATATCCAGTATAATGTGGTTTCCCGCGAGACTTTGATTGACGCTCAGAAACATCCTGAAAAACATCGTGATTTGATTGTTCGTGTTGCAGGTTATTCAGCCTTCTTCAATGTTCTTTCTAAAGCAACTCAAGATGATATTATTGCACGGACAGAACACGCAATTTAA
- a CDS encoding fructose-6-phosphate aldolase: protein MEFMLDTLNLEEIKKWAAILPLAGVTSNPSIAKKEGQIDFFEQMKKVRAIIGEGPSLHAQVVAEDVEGIVKDAHKLRDTLGGNLYIKIPVSPEGLTAIKQLKKEGFQITATAIYTVFQGLLAIEAGADYLAPYYNRMENLNTDPVEVISQLAQAIERKQATTKILAASFKNVSQMTKALAAGAQAVTAGADIFAAGFANPSIQKAVDDFAADWESTQGRSTI from the coding sequence ATGGAATTTATGCTTGACACACTCAACTTAGAGGAGATTAAAAAATGGGCTGCCATCTTACCATTAGCCGGTGTGACATCCAACCCATCTATCGCTAAAAAAGAAGGGCAAATTGACTTTTTCGAGCAGATGAAAAAAGTTCGTGCTATTATTGGCGAAGGACCAAGTCTTCATGCTCAAGTTGTTGCAGAAGACGTGGAAGGTATTGTCAAAGATGCTCATAAACTTCGAGATACACTTGGAGGCAATCTCTATATTAAAATACCTGTTTCTCCAGAAGGTCTGACAGCTATTAAGCAGCTTAAAAAAGAAGGGTTTCAAATTACAGCAACGGCTATTTATACCGTTTTTCAAGGTCTTTTAGCCATTGAAGCTGGTGCAGATTATTTAGCGCCTTATTACAATCGTATGGAAAACCTTAATACAGATCCTGTTGAGGTGATTAGTCAGCTTGCTCAGGCCATTGAGCGTAAACAAGCTACCACAAAAATTTTAGCAGCAAGCTTTAAAAATGTTTCTCAAATGACCAAAGCTCTAGCTGCCGGTGCTCAAGCTGTCACCGCTGGAGCAGATATCTTTGCTGCTGGCTTTGCCAATCCGTCTATTCAAAAGGCAGTTGATGATTTTGCTGCTGATTGGGAAAGTACCCAAGGTCGTTCAACTATATAA
- a CDS encoding glycerol dehydrogenase has product MRIFASPSRYIQGENALFNNPKAVINLGSRPILLSDETVYQIIGQRFETYLNQEGLLVKYVPFNGEASTKEIDRVVAIAKENENDLIIGLGGGKTIDSAKAIADILKIPVIIAPTVASTDAPTSALSVIYTEEGAFEKYIFYSKNPDLVLVDTAVISKAPVRLLASGIADGLATWVEARAVLQKNGQTMAGAGQSLASLAIARSCEETLFADGLQALSACKAKVVTRALENVIEANTLLSGLGFESGGLAAAHAIHNGFTALEGDIHHLTHGEKVAYGTLTQLFLENRPKEEIDKYIHFYRAIGMPTTLAEIHLENVDYSELLKVGKQATIEGETIHQMPFEISASDVAHALLAVDQYSRSLK; this is encoded by the coding sequence ATGAGAATTTTTGCCAGTCCTTCCCGCTATATTCAGGGAGAAAATGCCTTATTTAATAATCCAAAGGCCGTTATCAATTTAGGAAGTCGCCCGATTCTACTTTCTGATGAGACTGTTTATCAGATTATTGGGCAACGGTTTGAAACCTATCTTAATCAAGAAGGCCTGCTTGTAAAATATGTTCCTTTTAATGGAGAAGCTTCGACAAAAGAAATTGACCGAGTTGTCGCAATTGCAAAGGAAAATGAGAATGATTTAATTATCGGTCTTGGCGGAGGAAAGACGATTGACAGTGCAAAGGCAATTGCAGATATCCTTAAAATACCTGTTATCATTGCTCCAACCGTAGCTTCCACAGATGCTCCAACTTCAGCCTTATCAGTTATTTACACAGAAGAAGGAGCGTTTGAAAAATATATCTTTTATTCAAAAAATCCTGATTTAGTTCTGGTGGATACAGCTGTTATCAGCAAGGCACCCGTACGGTTGCTGGCTTCAGGAATTGCTGATGGTTTGGCAACTTGGGTAGAAGCAAGAGCTGTGCTCCAAAAAAATGGCCAGACTATGGCTGGTGCCGGACAAAGCTTAGCCAGTCTTGCGATTGCTAGATCTTGCGAAGAAACTTTATTCGCTGATGGTTTGCAGGCCTTATCGGCTTGTAAAGCTAAAGTGGTGACTAGGGCTCTTGAGAATGTCATTGAAGCCAATACTTTATTAAGTGGTCTAGGATTTGAGAGCGGAGGCTTGGCTGCTGCTCATGCCATTCATAATGGATTTACAGCCCTAGAAGGAGATATTCATCATCTAACACATGGTGAAAAAGTTGCTTATGGAACATTGACCCAGCTTTTCCTTGAAAACCGTCCAAAAGAAGAAATTGACAAATATATTCATTTCTATAGAGCTATTGGAATGCCAACCACTTTAGCAGAGATACATTTAGAAAATGTTGATTATTCTGAACTTCTAAAGGTCGGTAAACAGGCTACAATTGAAGGTGAGACAATCCATCAAATGCCGTTTGAAATTAGTGCCAGTGATGTTGCCCATGCACTTTTAGCAGTCGACCAATATAGTAGGTCATTGAAATAA
- a CDS encoding YebC/PmpR family DNA-binding transcriptional regulator, with amino-acid sequence MGRKWANIVAKKTAKDGANSKVYAKFGVEIYAAAKQGEPDPESNSALKFVLERAKQAQVPKHVIDKAIDKAKGNTDETFVEGRYEGFGPNGSMIIVDTLTSNVNRTAANVRSAFGKNGGNMGASGSVSYMFDRKGVIVFKGDDADSIFETLLEADVDVDDVEAEDGSITVYTAPTDLHKGMEALRANGVEEFQVTELEMIPQSEVTLSGEDLEVFQGLIDVLEDDEDVQKVYHNVDLAD; translated from the coding sequence ATGGGACGTAAATGGGCCAATATTGTTGCGAAAAAAACGGCTAAAGATGGTGCTAACTCAAAGGTCTATGCTAAGTTTGGTGTTGAAATTTATGCAGCGGCTAAGCAAGGGGAACCAGATCCAGAATCTAATTCAGCCTTGAAATTTGTTTTGGAACGGGCTAAGCAAGCGCAAGTGCCTAAACACGTTATTGACAAGGCGATTGATAAGGCTAAGGGAAATACTGACGAGACCTTTGTTGAAGGGCGTTATGAAGGTTTTGGACCAAATGGTTCAATGATTATCGTTGATACTCTAACGTCAAATGTTAATCGGACAGCAGCTAATGTTCGATCTGCTTTCGGTAAGAATGGTGGAAACATGGGAGCTTCTGGTTCTGTTTCTTATATGTTTGACCGCAAGGGAGTCATTGTTTTCAAGGGGGATGATGCGGACAGTATTTTTGAAACCCTTCTTGAAGCCGATGTTGACGTTGATGATGTTGAGGCAGAAGATGGTAGCATCACTGTTTACACAGCTCCAACAGATCTTCATAAAGGCATGGAAGCCTTACGTGCCAATGGCGTAGAAGAATTCCAAGTGACGGAATTAGAAATGATTCCGCAATCGGAAGTTACCTTGTCTGGTGAAGATTTAGAAGTTTTCCAAGGCTTGATTGACGTCTTGGAAGATGATGAGGACGTGCAAAAGGTTTATCACAACGTGGATCTTGCTGACTAA
- a CDS encoding CBS domain-containing protein, protein MAVRDFMTRKVVYVSPDTTVAHAADIMREQGLRRLPVIENDKLVGIVTAGTMAENSPSKATSLSIYEMNYLLNKTKIRDIMIKDVVTVSPFASVEDAIYLMMTHKVGVLPVEENGVVSGIITDKDIFRTFLEVSGYGEEGVRVRILANDSVGVLEKIVSTITKEGLNIRRTVIAGAKDGKVVNEIQIDGKADIADLKAKLEAAGLMVDGIQETQAKALF, encoded by the coding sequence ATGGCTGTTAGAGATTTTATGACCCGAAAAGTTGTCTATGTATCACCTGATACGACCGTTGCCCATGCGGCTGATATCATGCGGGAACAGGGTTTACGCCGTTTGCCAGTTATTGAAAATGATAAATTAGTAGGGATTGTGACGGCTGGAACCATGGCTGAAAACAGTCCATCTAAGGCAACCAGCCTGTCTATTTATGAAATGAATTACTTGCTCAATAAGACTAAGATTCGTGATATCATGATCAAGGATGTGGTGACCGTGTCGCCTTTTGCCAGCGTGGAAGATGCGATCTATCTGATGATGACGCACAAGGTTGGCGTGTTACCGGTTGAAGAAAATGGTGTGGTTTCAGGGATTATTACCGATAAAGATATTTTCCGGACCTTCTTGGAAGTTTCTGGTTATGGTGAAGAGGGGGTGCGTGTTCGGATTTTGGCTAACGATAGCGTTGGTGTTTTGGAAAAGATTGTCAGCACGATTACCAAGGAAGGTCTCAATATTCGGCGGACAGTGATTGCCGGAGCTAAGGACGGTAAGGTTGTCAATGAAATCCAAATTGATGGTAAAGCTGATATCGCTGATCTCAAGGCTAAGTTAGAAGCTGCTGGGTTGATGGTCGATGGTATTCAAGAGACGCAAGCCAAGGCCTTGTTTTAA
- the tmk gene encoding dTMP kinase, with amino-acid sequence MEDLNTQKKGHLITLEGPDGAGKTSVLKQLVPLLEAQGYQVVTTREPGGVAIAESIRQVILDVNNTAMDEKTELLLYIAARRQHLVEKVLPALAQGKLVLIDRFIDSSVAYQGSGRGLSVTDINWLNDYAIEETKPELTLLFDLPSEVGLARIEQADVREVNRLDLEKLDLHQRVRQGYLDLAKNQPERIKIIDAAQGLEKVVADALATIQLALTKD; translated from the coding sequence ATGGAAGACCTAAACACGCAAAAAAAAGGACATTTAATTACCCTTGAGGGACCTGATGGGGCCGGTAAGACCAGTGTTCTGAAACAATTAGTCCCTTTATTAGAAGCTCAAGGCTATCAAGTGGTGACGACTCGGGAACCTGGTGGCGTAGCTATTGCTGAGAGTATTCGTCAGGTCATTTTGGATGTCAATAACACAGCCATGGATGAAAAGACAGAGCTCTTGCTTTATATTGCAGCACGGCGACAACATTTGGTTGAGAAAGTTCTGCCAGCCCTGGCTCAGGGCAAGCTGGTCCTGATTGATCGTTTTATTGACAGTTCAGTGGCCTACCAAGGTTCTGGACGTGGTCTGTCGGTTACCGATATTAACTGGCTTAATGATTATGCTATTGAGGAAACTAAGCCTGAATTAACCCTGCTTTTTGATCTGCCTTCAGAAGTTGGTTTGGCACGGATTGAGCAGGCTGATGTTCGGGAAGTGAACCGTCTGGATTTAGAAAAGCTGGATCTGCATCAGCGGGTACGGCAGGGTTATTTGGATTTGGCCAAGAATCAGCCTGAGCGGATTAAGATCATTGATGCTGCTCAAGGTTTAGAAAAAGTAGTCGCTGATGCTTTAGCGACTATTCAGCTGGCACTTACAAAGGACTGA